A window of Candidatus Methanomethylophilaceae archaeon genomic DNA:
TATCGCTCTCCTACAGCGACGATTCGGTGAAGAAAGCCGTTGAAGACCTCGGAGGTTACTGCGTTGCGCTTTGCAGGGAAGGGGATTACGTCGCGCCGTCCATGGGATACCTGTATTTCCAGGAGAAGGAGAAGACGGTGTCCGTGCTCAAGGGCATAATGGACAATGATGGCCCCTACCTCGTCCATTGCAATGTAGGCAGGGACAGGACCGGGTTCGTTGTCCTGTTGTTGCAGTCGCTGTGCGGCTGTTCCGCGGACGAGATGAGGGAATGCGAATCCAAGGCGTTCTGTAATCTGTACCATATCGAGACAGGTTCTCCGGAGTACGAGGCCGTCAAGAGCTGCACCTACGACAGGAACATGTTTCTCATCGCCGATCCCAGCAGGATACCTGACATGTTCGACATTGCCTGGGACAGCATAGATGTAAGTTCGGTGGATCCTTATTCCGCGGCGTATTCTTATTGCACTGAGTATCTGGGATTCACGGACGACGAGGTTCAGAAAATCAGGGGAAGCTGTGCTCCTGAACGTCCATGTCTAT
This region includes:
- a CDS encoding tyrosine-protein phosphatase — its product is MKPGMLYRSFSPLYPPDKQTRSAYVDGLAEKAEIQYLISLSYSDDSVKKAVEDLGGYCVALCREGDYVAPSMGYLYFQEKEKTVSVLKGIMDNDGPYLVHCNVGRDRTGFVVLLLQSLCGCSADEMRECESKAFCNLYHIETGSPEYEAVKSCTYDRNMFLIADPSRIPDMFDIAWDSIDVSSVDPYSAAYSYCTEYLGFTDDEVQKIRGSCAPERPCLSWTIASATVS